In one Nicotiana tomentosiformis chromosome 6, ASM39032v3, whole genome shotgun sequence genomic region, the following are encoded:
- the LOC104087441 gene encoding transcription factor MYBS3, whose protein sequence is MGRKCSHCGNIGHNSRTCSTLKCASNGSFIGGLKLFGVQLDISNNASSSSSSIDHLKKSFSLDCLTPPSVNESCEKSTSINNGYLSDGLVVRVEERKKGVPWTEEEHRKFLIGLEKQGKGDWRGISRNFVTTRTPTQVASHAQKYFLRQSSLNKKKRRSSLFDMARSNNKMHVDAITMKFKHADNFADCHDTTILTNKDCQEIRASLLDLNSFGEDMSIAKDNQRSENPQQPEEIYSVPIKKVPNKSISSLGALDLELSLSAPRNIGPITVT, encoded by the exons ATGGGAAGAAAATGTTCACATTGTGGTAACATTGGTCACAATTCAAGAACTTGTAGCACATTGAAATGTGCTAGTAATGGTAGTTTTATTGGTGGATTAAAGCTTTTTGGAGTGCAACTTGACATCTCTAATAAtgcttcatcttcttcttcttctattgaTCACTTGAAGAAAAGTTTTAGTTTGGATTGTTTGACTCCTCCATCTGTTAATGAAAGCTGTGAAAAGAGTACTTCAATTAATAATGGTTATCTCTCTGATGGCCTTGTAGTTCGTGTTGAGGAAAGAAAGAAAG GAGTTCCATGGACAGAGGAGGAACACAGAAAATTCTTAATTGGACTAGAAAAGCAAGGAAAAGGAGATTGGAGAGGAATTTCAAGAAACTTTGTGACTACAAGGACTCCAACTCAAGTTGCAAGTCATGCTCAAAAGTATTTCCTAAGACAATCAAGTCTCAACAAAAAGAAACGACGTTCCAGCCTATTTGACATG GCAAGGAGCAACAACAAGATGCATGTTGATGCCATAACCATGAAGTTCAAGCATGCAGATAATTTTGCTGATTGTCATGACACAACAATCTTAACAAACAAAGATTGTCAAGAAATTAGAGCATCATTATTAGACTTAAATTCATTTGGAGAAGATATGTCAATTGCCAAAGATAATCAAAGGAGTGAAAATCCTCAACAACCTGAAGAGATTTATTCAGTACCAATTAAGAAAGTGCCAAATAAGTCAATTTCTTCACTTGGAGCTCTTGATTTGGAGCTAAGTCTCTCAGCTCCAAGAAATATTGGACCAATTACAGTTACCTAA